A region of Vigna radiata var. radiata cultivar VC1973A chromosome 6, Vradiata_ver6, whole genome shotgun sequence DNA encodes the following proteins:
- the LOC106764090 gene encoding photosynthetic NDH subunit of subcomplex B 3, chloroplastic: MASMNLFTTISLAADSRNSTAYFPRRRANSVAMAATSPESPPEIELEFIGPKAESDGKYPVEKAKAISGEKLLRNIMTDNKIELYATYGKLMNCGGGGSCGTCIVEIIEGKDLLNERTNTELRYLKKKPESWRLACQTIVGNKENSGKVVVQRIPQWKK, translated from the exons ATGGCTTCCATGAATTTATTCACCACCATTTCCCTCGCCGCCGACAGCCGGAATTCCACTGCCTATTTTCCCCGGAGGCGAGCCAACTCCGTCGCTATGGCCGCCACTTCGCCGGAATCTCCTCCAGAAATAGAGCTCGAATTCATCGGG CCGAAAGCGGAGAGTGATGGAAAGTATCCGGTGGAAAAAGCAAAAGCGATAAGCGGGGAGAAGCTGTTGAGGAACATCATGACGGATAACAAGATCGAGCTTTACGCCACCTAC GGGAAACTGATGAACTGCGGAGGAGGAGGTAGCTGTGGAACTTGCATCGTAGAG ATTATTGAAGGAAAAGATCTTTTAAATGAAAGAACCAATACGGAACTCAGATATCTCAAGAAG AAACCTGAATCTTGGAGGTTGGCTTGTCAAACTATTGTTGGAAACAAAGAAAACTCTGGCAAG GTTGTTGTTCAAAGGATTCCTCAGTGGAAGAAGTAA
- the LOC106764302 gene encoding protein TIFY 8 produces MAQQNNANNNVVTQQKHQQLLKPMFHDFLGTKTTNPIHSNVLYAPQTSHLYVPRSSLSSTTVFSGAATSHHASEKQTGNHLEGVPYYGPKRESCGIEIANRVVRKKKSNSDTTFTFSSRDSFQMVPHSLPNSHSVKMLRNAATSDCLRRSNGDDMFLPMQSLKPTTSGSQILQTPTGTKSDANKLERSILMNFGPFMQLAPLMDQRTSNKMGDTSAAPSFISQLAADEGSRTRIKGPGLFSSINTINAVTEKTSSMLGGSRAMPVTNIADPESSTILNQRGSSSATCQMTIFYGGQAHVFDDVQPNKADVIMDLAGSNGGSWATAFSSKSSVRLHHDSNLERNSSHHGGQLTSTTAEVTRKSGSSCKSLF; encoded by the exons ATGGCTCAGCAAAACAATGCCAACAACAACGTTGTGACCCAACAAAAACATCAACAGCTTCTGAAGCCCATGTTCCATGACTTTCTTGGCACTAAGACCACCAACCCCATTCACTCCAATGTGCTCTATGCCCCCCAAACCTCTCATCTTTACGTCCCCCGCTCCTCCCTATCTTCCACTACCGTGTTCAGCGGCGCTGCCACCTCCCACCACGCTTCCG AAAAACAAACTGGGAATCATCTTGAGGGAGTTCCATACTATGGTCCGAAGAGGGAATCCTGTGGCATTGAGATAGCTAACAGAGtagtgagaaagaagaaaagtaatTCTGATACCACTTTTACCTTTTCTTCCAGAGATTCCTTCCAAATGGTCCCTCATTCCCTTCCAAATTCACATTCGGTGAAG ATGCTTCGGAATGCAGCTACTTCTGATTGCCTTAGAAGGTCTAATGGTGATGATATGTTTCTTCCTATGCAGTCACTGAAGCCAACAACCAGTGGCTCTCAGATATTGCAGACTCCCACTGGAACTAAGTCTGATGCAAATAAATTGGAAAGATCAATCCTCATGAATTTTGGTCCTTTCATGCAGTTAGCTCCTCTTATGGACCAAAGAACTTCAAACAAGATGGGTGATACCAGTGCTGCTCCTTCATTTATCTCTCAGTTAGCTGCTGATGAAGGGTCTAGAACCAGAATCAAGGGTCCTGGGCTTTTCAGTTCCATTAACACAATCAATGCAGTCACTGAAAAGACTTCTTCCATGCTTGGTGGCAGCAGAGCAATGCCTGTGACAAACATAGCAGACCCTGAATCTTCTACAATTCTGAA TCAACGCGGCTCATCATCTGCCACCTGTCAGATGACTATCTTTTACGGAGGTCAAGCTCATGTGTTTGATGATGTACAGCCTAATAAG GCTGATGTTATAATGGATTTAGCTGGCTCTAATGGTGGATCTTGGGCCACAGCATTCTCTTCCAAATCTTCTGTAAGGCTACACCATGATAGTAACTTGGAACGAAATTCTAGTCATCATGGTGGTCAACTGACTTCTACAACAG CCGAAGTTACAAGAAAATCTGGTTCAAGCTGCAAATCCCTGTTCTGA
- the LOC106763017 gene encoding pentatricopeptide repeat-containing protein At5g11310, mitochondrial: MLSRSLKSPHSLFSLRSLPCTPNPITTPNPIPNLNPSFRPSPHRLFSSSWLSEPGNPIIQWPSLPKPNPPPNSNPNPNPVPDPTSPNLNAFSLISNLFTDPSVSPGPVLHAQLDRSAIEPDPASLLAVFDRFGSSPKLLHSLFLWAQTRPGFRPDPNLFDAVVNALAKARDFDVAWKLVLDHVGGDGEEENESLVSVRTFAIMIRRYARAGMSKLAIRTYEFAKDKKSIVDSGSEMSLFEILMDSLCKEGSVREASEYFLWKKELDLSWVPSIRVYNIMLNGWFRSRKLKQGERLWAEMKKENVRPSVVTYGTLVEGYCRMRRVEKALEMVGDMSREGIAPNAIVYNPIIDALAEAGRFKEALGMLERFHVLEIGPTDSTYNSLIKGFCKAADLVGASKILKMMISRGFIPSPTTYNYFFRYFSRCGKVEEGMNLYAKLIESGYTPDRLTYHLLVKMLCEEGKLDMAVQVSKEMRHNGYDMDLATSTMLIHLLCKMHRLEEAFAEFEDMIRKGIVPQYLTFQRMKAELKRQGMTEMAQKLCKLMSSVPYSGNLPNTYGGDREDALTRRKSIIRKAKAFSDMLKDCKDPSELRQYRNSSENAVSSTKSMIVEIEGK, from the exons ATGCTCTCTCGTTCTCTGAAATCCCCACATTCCCTCTTCTCCCTCCGTTCATTACCCTGTACTCCAAACCCAATCACAACCCCAAACCCTATTCCTAACCTAAACCCTTCCTTCCGACCCTCCCCACACcgtctcttctcttcttcatggCTATCCGAACCGGGAAATCCAATCATCCAATGGCCCTCACTACCCAAACCAAACCCTCCTCCAAATTCCAACCCCAACCCTAACCCCGTACCCGACCCTACCTCTCCGAACCTAAACGCCTTCTCCCTCATTTCCAACCTCTTCACGGACCCTTCCGTCTCGCCCGGTCCGGTCCTCCACGCCCAACTCGACCGCTCCGCCATCGAACCGGACCCGGCTTCCCTGCTCGCCGTCTTCGACCGCTTTGGCTCGTCCCCCAAGCTCCTACACTCGCTCTTCCTCTGGGCCCAGACGCGACCCGGCTTCAGGCCCGACCCGAACCTCTTTGACGCTGTCGTCAATGCACTCGCAAAGGCAAGGGACTTTGACGTCGCATGGAAACTCGTTCTCGATCACGTCGGTGGAGATGGGGAAGAAGAAAACGAAAGCTTGGTTTCCGTTAGGACCTTTGCCATCATGATTCGACGCTATGCTCGTGCAG GTATGTCCAAACTTGCAATCAGAACTTATGAATTTGCGAAAGATAAAAAGTCCATTGTGGATTCTGGCTCAGAAATGAGTTTGTTTGAGATATTGATGGATTCACTTTGTAAAGAAGGGTCGGTGAGGGAAGCTTCAGAGTATTTCCTTTGGAAAAAGGAGTTGGACTTAAGTTGGGTTCCTTCTATTCGGGTTTATAACATAATGTTGAATGGATGGTTTCGATCGAGGAAACTTAAGCAGGGCGAGAGACTTTGGGCAGAGATGAAGAAGGAGAATGTGAGACCGAGTGTTGTGACATATGGTACCCTTGTGGAAGGATATTGCCGGATGCGACGTGTCGAAAAAGCACTCGAAATGGTTGGTGATATGAGCAGGGAAGGAATTGCACCAAATGCAATTGTATACAACCCAATAATTGATGCACTAGCAGAAGCTGGAAGATTCAAAGAGGCTTTGGGTATGTTGGAACGATTTCATGTTTTGGAAATTGGCCCTACTGACTCAACATATAATTCTCTCATAAAAGGGTTTTGTAAGGCTGCAGATCTTGTTGGTGCTAGTAAGATTCTTAAAATGATGATAAGCAGGGGCTTCATTCCAAGTCCCACTACCTATAACTACTTTTTTAGGTACTTTTCAAGATGTGGAAAAGTTGAGGAGGGGATGAACCTGTATGCAAAGTTGATTGAGTCTGGTTATACCCCAGACCGGTTAACTTACCATCTTTTGGTGAAGATGTTATGTGAAGAGGGGAAGTTAGACATGGCAGTTCAAGTTAGCAAGGAAATGAGGCATAATGGATATGACATGGACTTGGCTACCAGTACCATGTTAATTCATTTGCTCTGCAAAATGCATAGGTTGGAAGAGGCTTTTGCTGAATTTGAGGACATGATAAGAAAGGGTATAGTTCCTCAGTATCTCACTTTCCAGAGAATGAAAGCTGAGCTAAAGAGACAAGGTATGACTGAAATGGCTCAAAAGCTTTGCAAATTGATGTCTTCTGTTCCCTATTCTGGGAACTTGCCAAATACTTATGGTGGAGACAGAGAAGATGCTCTTACACGGAGAAAATCTATAATTCGGAAAGCTAAAGCATTTTCTGATATGCTGAAGGACTGTAAGGATCCCAGTGAGCTTCGTCAGTATAGAAATTCATCAGAAAATGCTGTCTCAAGCACAAAATCTATGATAGTGGAGATTGAGGGAAAATGA